From a single Lolium rigidum isolate FL_2022 chromosome 7, APGP_CSIRO_Lrig_0.1, whole genome shotgun sequence genomic region:
- the LOC124672712 gene encoding uncharacterized protein LOC124672712, with protein MASATATTVLAERGRDEQRDWAAAWDSSLGMALSSITMERVTRRHRGGGSGRMSSSFSNDLVRDCSNRGCRVDIYEINSLGTATGSASFSEENLSSLFDLFNVVLPKLSITKAEGLWHTAMKLFSHDKIYFKKLVKCATLSLSSAGGSDCGASVASAIVGWVLQKDGIKQARKMYKRSLALLRPSLKFFQFCIELEGNLASTGNHDALVTARKLFDSAMNHYPQERELWRKYYNMELKVGTSETSNAIYWRARKVLNDPSALHSP; from the exons ATGGCTTCAGCCACGGCTACAACT GTTCTAGCTGAGAGGGGGAGGGACGAGCAgagggattgggcggcggcgtgGGACAGTTCCTTGGGCATGGCGCTCTCCTCGATCACCATGGAGAGGGTCACGAGGCGGCACCGTGGTGGGGGTAGCGGGCGCATG AGCTCTTCGTTCAGCAACGATTTAGTGAGAGATTGTTCTAATAGGGGCTGCAGGGTCGACATATACG AGATAAACTCGCTTGGTACTGCTACTGGCAGTGCTTCCTTTAGTGAGGAGAATCTAAGTTCTCTGTTTGATCTGTTTAATGTTGTACTTCCGAAGTTATCCATAACCAAGGCTGAGGGACTGTGGCATACG GCCATGAAATTGTTTTCTCACGATAAGATATATTTTAAAAAGCTGGTGAAGTGTGCAACGTTATCATTAAGTTCGGCTGGTGGGAGCGATTGTGGAGCTTCAGTCGCTTCTGCTATTGTCGGATGGGTTTTGCAGAAGGATGGTATTAAACAAGCTAGGAAGATGTATAAGAG ATCTTTGGCTTTACTGCGTCCCAGTCTTAAGTTCTTCCAGTTCTGCATAGAGCTGGAAGGTAACCTTGCATCAACGGGAAACCATGATGCATTAGTAACTGCGCGTAAGCTGTTTGATTCAGCAATGAACCATTATCCGCAAGAAAGAGAACTTTGGAGGAAGTACTACAACATGGAGTTGAAG GTGGGAACATCGGAAACATCAAATGCTATCTACTGGCGTGCCCGAAAGGTGCTCAATGACCCCAGTGCCCTCCATTCTCCGTAG
- the LOC124674306 gene encoding exocyst complex component EXO84C, with product MGRSAMESSSEEELEDDFPGHEWITPQSSIRAAYQSQTEKGIRKICSELLELKDAIENLCGNMQSKYHAFLRISEEVVEAEQELIELQKHVSAQGMLVQDLMSGVCRELEMWQKYSKEEHAVEKDFESELNEILSVGTQDPKVIFLDKLDILLAEHKIEEALLALETEEKKYMATDNPGKESDTEISAYKTALLRRKSTLEDQLVRYSEQPSLSITELRKSLSGLIKIGKGSVAHQVLLKTYGSRLQKNIEGFLPTCSVYKETYSATLSQLVFSAISKVFNESSTLFGDSPTNMNRITQWAEYEIEVFARLVKENSPLLESDAALRSACICIQTTLAHCSCLEIHGLKFSKLLMVLLCPYIEEVLDLNFRRLRRKIIDLARNDDILLLTPQEGSPPSGAVAPKMTLTSSGKKFMSIVNDVLDQVTPMTIVHFGGTILNKFLQLFDRYVEALIKVLPGPSEDDNVVESKEPVEFKAESDAQQLALIGTAYTIADDLLPAAVSKFFDMQKDKKGTSGPNQGLGPGSVYSTEYKEWKRHLQHSLDKLRDHFCRQYVLSFIYLEGKSRLDARMYLEGNKDDLHWDSDPLPSLPFQALFGRLQQLASVAGDVLLGKEKVQKVLLSRLTETVVIWLSNEQEFWDVFEDKSIQLQPSGLQQLILDMHFLVEIAVCGRYPHRPVQQLVSVIITRAIAAFSARDVDPQSALPEDEWFLESAKAAIHKLMLGTSGSESDLEVPVALHDEISDSEESTSTASTVGSEDSFASANNDDLESPVYFTDPEA from the exons ATGGGGAGGTCGGCGATGGAGAGCAGCAGCgaggaggagctggaggacgACTTCCCGGGCCACGAGTGGATCACCCCGCAGTCCTCCATCCGCGCCGCCTACCAGTCCCAGACCGAGAAG GGTATCAGGAAAATCTGCTCCGAGCTACTGGAGCTGAAGGATGCCATCGAAAACCTGTGCGGGAATATGCAGTCGAAATATCATGCTTTCCTCAG AATATCTGAGGAGGTTGTTGAGGCAGAACAGGAGTTAATTGAGCTACAGAAGCATGTGTCTGCCCAGGGGATGCTTGTGCAAGATCTGATGAGTGGTGTGTGCCGCGAGCTTGAAATGTGGCAAAAATATAGCAAGGAAGAACATGCTGTGGAAAAGGATTTTGAGAGTGAACTTAATGAAATTTTATCTGTTGGTACTCAAGACCCCAAAGTTATTTTTCTGGATAAATTGGACATTTTGCTAGCAGAGCACAAAATAGAGGAGGCTCTTCTTGCTCTGGAAACTGAAGAGAAGAAATATATGGCTACAGATAATCCAGGCAAAGAATCAGATACAGAGATTTCTGCCTATAAGACTGCACTATTAAGAAGGAAATCAACTCTTGAGGATCAGCTTGTTAGGTATTCAGAACAGCCATCTTTATCTATTACCGAACTAAGAAAATCTTTGTCTGGTTTAATTAAGATTGGTAAAGGTTCTGTAGCCCATCAAGTACTTCTAAAAACTTATGGTTCACGCCTTCAGAAAAATATTGAGGGATTTCTTCCAACCTGTTCAGTCTACAAAGAAACTTACTCTGCAACCTTGTCACAACTTGTTTTCTCAGCAATCTCAAAGGTGTTCAATGAATCTAGTACCCTATTTGGAGATAGCCCCACGAATATGAACAGGATTACTCAATGGGCTGAATATGAAATAGAAGTTTTTGCGCGTTTGGTTAAAGAAAATTCTCCTTTGCTTGAGAGTGATGCTGCCCTTCGCTCTGCCTGCATATGCATACAAACTACTCTTGCTCACTGCTCTTGTCTAGAAATACATGGGCTGAAATTCTCAAAGTTACTCATGGTACTATTGTGCCCTTATATCGAAGAGGTGCTTGATCTGAATTTTAGAAGGttgagaagaaagattattgatcTAGCAAGGAATGATGATATTCTTCTTCTCACTCCTCAAGAAGGGTCACCTCCATCTGGTGCAGTTGCACCTAAGATGACTCTTACAAGCAGTGGAAAGAAGTTTATGTCCATCGTCAAT GATGTTTTGGATCAAGTTACCCCAATGACCATAGTTCACTTTGGTGGaacaattttgaacaaatttctccAGCTATTTGATAGATATGTCGAAGCACTTATCAAAGTCTTGCCAGGACCTTCTGAAGATGATAATGTAGTGGAGTCAAAAGAGCCTGTAGAATTTAAAGCTGAAAGTGATGCGCAGCAGCTTGCACTAATTGGAACAGCATATACCATAGCAGACGATTTATTGCCAGCAGCTGTATCCAAGTTTTTTGATATGCAAAAAGATAAGAAAGGAACTAGTGGACCAAATCAAGGCCTTGGTCCCGGGTCCGTATACTCTACAGAATACAAAGAGTGGAAACGTCATCTACAACATTCATTGGACAAACTGAGGGATCACTTTTGCCGACAGTATGTCTTATCATTTATTTACTTGGAAGGGAAATCGCGATTGGATGCTAGAATGTACTTGGAGGGGAACAAGGATGATCTCCATTGGGATTCTGATCCCTTACCGTCACTACCGTTCCAG GCGCTGTTTGGAAGATTGCAACAGCTAGCCAGTGTTGCGGGTGATGTTCTACTAGGCAAAGAGAAGGTACAGAAGGTCTTGCTATCAAGGCTAACTGAAACGGTCGTCATTTGGCTCTCCAATGAACAGGAATTCTGGGATGTCTTTGAGGACAAGTCCATCCAACTCCAGCCTTCTGGACTTCAGCAG CTTATCCTTGATATGCACTTCCTCGTGGAGATTGCTGTATGTGGACGATACCCGCACAGACCAGTTCAGCAGCTTGTGTCGGTAATAATTACTAGAGCAATTGCAGCATTCTCAGCAAGGGATGTTGACCCACAAAG CGCTCTTCCggaggatgaatggtttctcgagTCTGCCAAGGCTGCAATCCACAAACTCATGTTGGGGACTTCTGGATCCGAGTCTGACCTCGAAGTACCTGTCGCTCTGCACGACGAAATATCAGATTCTGAAGAGAGCACTTCAACCGCGTCAACTGTAGGGTCTGAAGACTCATTTGCTTCTGCAAACAATGATGACCTAGAAAGCCCTGTGTACTTCACCGATCCTGAGGCGTAA
- the LOC124676496 gene encoding nodulation receptor kinase-like — translation MVFACFGVLLITSAAVAAAASPDGLTQVDVAKQLKEELLGRNPGNEMLKSWNGADPCSPSAWEGFSCQLKDGNRVVVKLNFSSKGLQGPIPTAMGSLTELTEIDLQDNNFTGSIPRSFSALTQLLKLSVICNPFLINKLPDGLSTGMNFSYGGCAAEDYHSPPGAAKERTFVISSVAGGSLACTFALGSFFICFSKREKRPQKTDCASTTNPVYEECSIEITTNPAVQQLSLKSIHNATGHFKTLIGEGGFGSVYQGTLAHGQQVAVKVRSPSSTQGTREFNNELRLLSAVWHENLVPLIGYCCEKDQQILVYPFMSNGSLQDRLYGEASKRKVLDWATRISVCIGAARGLVYLHNFAGRCIIHRDVKSSNILLDHNMCGKVADFGFSKYAPQEGDSNASMEVRGTAGYLDPEYYSTQVLSTKSDVFSFGVVLLEIVTGREPLDVQRPRSEWSVVEWAKPYIRDFRIEEIVDPGIKGQYCSEAMWRVLEVASACTESFSTFRPSMEDIVRELEDSLIIENNASEYMRSMESTGTFGSNRYLSIDRKMFGSGSARIDAAKCALDSARIDAGKGPL, via the exons ATGGTCTTCGCCTGCTTCGGCGTCCTCCTGATCACctccgccgccgttgccgccgccgcgtccccgGATGGCCTCACCCAAG TGGATGTGGCGAAGCAACTGAAGGAGGAACTATTGGGGAGGAACCCAGGGAATGAGATGCTCAAGTCGTGGAATGGAGCAGACCCTTGTTCCCCATCTGCGTGGGAAGGGTTCTCTTGCCAATTAAAAGATGGTAACCGTGTCGTAGTTAAGCT AAACTTTTCTTCAAAGGGACTGCAAGGGCCAATTCCCACCGCGATGGGTAGCCTGACGGAACTAACTGAGAT TGATCTGCAGGACAACAACTTCACGGGGTCTATTCCACGATCGTTCTCTGCGCTCACGCAACTGTTGAAGCT GTCAGTAATATGCAACCCTTTCTTGATCAATAAGCTACCTGATGGTTTATCTACCGGCATGAATTTCAG CTACGGAGGTTGTGCTGCCGAAGATTACCATAGTCCACCTGGAGCTGCCAAAGAGAGAACATTTGTTATTAGTAGTGTTGCCGGAGGATCTTTGGCATGTACTTTTGCACTTGGATCGTTCTTTATTTGTTTCAGTAAACGCGAAAAGCGGCCTCAGAAAACAGACTGCGCTTCTACAACAA aTCCTGTTTATGAAGAATGCAGCATTGAAATAACTACAAATCCTGCAGTGCAACAGTTATCCCTCAAATCAATCCACAATGCAACAGGACATTTCAAGACATTGATAGGAGAGGGTGGGTTTGGATCTGTTTATCAAGGTACTTTAGCACATGGTCAACAAGTTGCAGTAAAGGTCCGTTCACCATCATCGACACAGGGAACACGCGAGTTTAACAATGAG TTACGGCTACTTTCTGCTGTCTGGCATGAAAATCTGGTCCCACTTATTGGCTATTGCTGTGAAAAGGATCAACAGATTTTGGTTTATCCATTCATGTCCAATGGCTCACTACAGGATCGCCTCTATG GGGAGGCgtcaaaaagaaaagttttggATTGGGCCACCAGAATATCTGTTTGCATTGGTGCTGCTAGAG GATTAGTATATCTTCACAACTTTGCTGGCCGATGTATCATACACAGAGACGTTAAGTCAAGCAACATACTTCTGGATCACAACATGTGTGGCAAGGTTGCCGACTTTGGTTTTTCTAAATATGCACCTCAAGAAGGTGACAGCAATGCATCAATGGAAGTGAGAGGAACGGCTGGATATTTAGACCCTGA ATACTATTCCACTCAGGTGTTATCAACCAAAAGTGACGTGTTCAGTTTTGGAGTGGTCCTCTTGGAAATTGTAACGGGAAGAGAACCTCTTGATGTTCAAAGGCCTCGAAGTGAATGGAGCGTAGTTGAGTGG GCAAAACCATACATTAGAGATTTCAGGATTGAAGAAATTGTCGACCCTGGTATAAAAGGGCAGTACTGCTCAGAGGCCATGTGGAGGGTCCTTGAGGTTGCATCTGCATGCACTGAGTCCTTCTCGACCTTCCGACCGAGCATGGAAGACATCGTGAGAGAGCTGGAGGATTCCCTGATCATTGAGAACAATGCCTCGGAGTACATGAGGTCCATGGAGAGCACCGGGACGTTCGGCTCCAACCGCTACCTATCCATAGACAGGAAAATGTTTGGGTCAGGCTCAGCCCGGATAGATGCAGCAAAATGTGCGTTGG